In the genome of Hirundo rustica isolate bHirRus1 chromosome 16, bHirRus1.pri.v3, whole genome shotgun sequence, the window aaaaagcGTTTCCAAATCTGAGTAAAACTGATTCCAGATGTGCTCgtttgaaggaaataaaaatcacgATAGCACCAAGATTTATCTGAATTCTGCACTGTACCTGAAGAGATAACTAGTCCCATCTTAAAAACAGAAGTGCTATAAACAATAAAAAGGCCACAGGCAAAGGTTTTAGTGCTGTGATCCCGTTAGCATCCTTTCTTCCCACGTATTTCAGACTAATGTAGTTGGAGAATTCCTCTGAGGCTGCAGCACACTGGATCAGAGGGGCCTGGTAGGACGTGGGTCTCTTGTCGGGGCTGTCGGGGCTGGAGCCGTCCGTGGGCCGCTCCCCGATGTAGAGGAGGCTGCGCTCCTGCGTGTCCTGCTCCGTTTTGAACAGTTCGTACTCGGTGTGGGGCAGCTTGATGCCCAGAGCCAAACATCCGTTCGTGGGTGTTATATCCTGCTCCACCCCGGCGCTCCAGGAGCCCGCTAACCCACAGCTTCCCGGCTCCGAGGAGTTGAGCATCACCACCGTCACCTGGTCCATCGGCGTCACCCGGGCCTGGGTGACTTTAAAAGCCAGCTCGGTGCCGCCCCGCACTTTGGACGAGGGGATGCCCTGCGTGTAGTGCCCGGAGGCGTAGATGGTGAACGTGGGCTGCCTGCAGAGCGGGTCGGAGTAGTGATAGTAGTGCCCTTCCCAGGAGTGGTTGCTGCCGTGGAAGGTGAAGTACCTGGTGAGGAAGAGCACGGCCGGGCGGACCTCGCAGTGGGTGCTGACCCAGCTGCCGCTGAGCTGCATGGGCAGCGCGGCCCGGGCGGGCAGGACCGGCGGGTGGTGCTCATCGGCCCTGGAGATAATCACACACGCCGGGCAAGGGTGCACGTGGTGCTGCGGGAGACAGAAAAGAACAGTTCCGACAACTGGGAAGCcgaacaaaaccccaaaacgaaacaaaacaaaacaaaaaaagaacccTTCTAGAATATTTCAAAAGCTGCGACTCCCCTCGTCCACAGCAGGGTGCGGAACTGCGGGGAGCTTGGCAGAGGCAGCCGAGCAGATTAAGGGAGATCAAGCGCTGCCCTGCTCTTTGCTATTCTGGTAGCTGAAGGACACCGGGCTGTGCCCCGTGCCGGGGCTGCTGAGGACAGCCCGACAGGGAGCCCGGGGCAAGGGCAGAGCCGCTCCAGGACGGGGAACGCTCCCTCGGGACACACAGGGTGTTCCCCGTCAGCTTTCCACGGCGAGCTGCGTGAGGATGAGAGCGGTGCCAGGACAGAACGACGCCGGTTTTTGGGaatggaggaggctgtgacacCTGGCCATGAGGAGCTCCTGCGGCTGCGgccttcccagcacagcccgaGCTGTTCCGCCCTCCTGCCCGAGTTCCCGCATCCAGGGATGCGGGTGAGGCCCGGGACGAGCCGGGATGGGGACGTGGgggtttcccagcagccagAACGGAGAAGAAAAGAACCCTCTGCAGAAGGAGGCCCTGACCTTCGCATCCCCGCCGCTGCAGAGCTCTGAGTCAAACCAGCCCTGCCCCGATCCGGTGCCAGCAGGGGTTTTGTGTAGCTTGGAAATTTTTCTTGTACTTCATATATCACAACcgatttatttttaaataagcagGGTTGGAACATTATATAATTTTCTAGAACACGAGCTAATCTTTACTGAACTGTCATAGGCAAGAAGGTTAAATAACTCAGTAGTTAACTGTAGGGTGGGTAATTTACATGCAAGTTGATTGGAGTCTACTGTAATTTAGTCATTTTCAGCTTGCTTTACTGCTACTGTCACAGTAATGAGTGCTGACAGTACACAGTACATTATGGCTAAATAATCCCAGAAGTTGGCAAATATATATGCTCTCCTTAGGCAGGAAATTCTTTGATAATGAAAGGTAATTTGGGGGGAATGGGTTTCTTTAAAACAGATATAAATTTAAGGGGAAAAGAgtgatattttcataaagaaagttaaaaaataattcctgacATAGCTGTGTAACTCACCAGCACAGGCAAATGGATATCagttcacagaaaataattaaaaaaaaaaaaaagaaaaatcctatgCCCAATAAAATTATTACTACAGGCATGGAGCAAACCCCCTTGCTTAAACGAGTCGTGTGAAGTTATTTCTAATGTATGGCAGCTTCTAATTATCGCCAAGTGGTGACATCATGTGCAGGTCCGTTGGAGAGCTGTTGGCTGATTAATTACAGGGCTGCATTCAGAGAGTGAATTTCAGTATCTTTAGGTTTGGgtttaaattaacttttaaaagtgtttatGTTTACCATCTGGTTTTGCTCATATATATGGTTTTGGCCCAAGATAACACAAGTTTAACCAATTTGAGAACGTTacttttgagagagagagaggggtgttgctctgtgtttttctaaATTCAATTGGTGTAGTTTGAGGTGTGGGGAAATGTTGcccccatatatatatatatatatatatatatattttttttttccccccttttatCTGGGATAATTCAGAGAGGTTTTTTCAACCCATCTCACTGCTCCACCATTTCTGATTTGATCGGCTTTGATTCAGATggaaagctgctttcctgggaatAAACTAAGTTgctataaaacagaaaataaaatagaataaaaggCAACCAAGTGTGCTGCTCAGTTTTATGTCTGTCAAAATGGAAGTCTGATTTCTGTGTAATAACATTATTGTATTGGGGGCAAGTTCCTGTGCTACTGGCTTTACACCAAGGACTGAAGAGTTTCCCCTCAGCCTGGAGCACACCCCAGGGAGcaaggagaaggcagaggagatGAAGGGCAGAGGAGATAAAGGGCAGAGCAGGCTCCAACAATGCGCAGCCTGAAGCCTTCACTGACTTTGGTGCAGCAAACAAGGAAACTGCATTTCCTAGGAAAACACGGCCAAACAAAAGCTGTCCAGGCCCATGCCAGTGCAGGCTTGTTTCCCGTGTTGGTTCTGCTGAGCTTTCACCCACCCTGGCCCTGTTCTCTCAGGAAAGCAGAGGGTGAACCCCACGTGCCTCGGAGCACCCGGGAtcgcagccctgcagccccacagcgTGTCCCTAAGACCGAGGGGGCCAAGTGCTGCCAGGCGCTCCCTGCGCAGCCAGGGaactgctgccagagccccgACGCCGTGAGGGCACCGTGCACAGGCCTCATCCTTACCAGGGCGCTCTGCATGGGGCGCTGGTAGCCGGTGGGGCGGTAGTGCAGCCTCTCCCCCCAGTCCGTGTGGATGTCCCCCAGGTACAGCTCCTCCACCAGCCGGCTCCCGCTCTGCTGcggctgcagcaggggctggaagcGCCTCTCCACACGCACCAGGCTCAGCTCGTGCATGGCGAAGCCCAGGGCCGCCGTGCAGTCGCGCTCCGTCTTGGCGCTCAGCACCTCGTACAGGGCTCCGGGCGCCCAGGAGCGCCCCGGGGGCAGGAACCCGCGGCAGCCCTCGCCGGAGGTCTGGTTGATCCGGGAGGCCACCTCCCGCATGGCCTTGGGGCTGTGGAACACGATGCCCACTTTGTGGAGGTGGT includes:
- the APCDD1L gene encoding protein APCDD1-like — translated: MVRCWWLAGLLVACAAAEPHCRQQLRHLQDSAGIAARLPPRLEGRWVSTGCEVRPGPEFLTRSYLFYTNRLFKALQFYYWDPSCRDPSYSLVIKGKLRLRQASWITRGATEADYHLHKVGIVFHSPKAMREVASRINQTSGEGCRGFLPPGRSWAPGALYEVLSAKTERDCTAALGFAMHELSLVRVERRFQPLLQPQQSGSRLVEELYLGDIHTDWGERLHYRPTGYQRPMQSALHHVHPCPACVIISRADEHHPPVLPARAALPMQLSGSWVSTHCEVRPAVLFLTRYFTFHGSNHSWEGHYYHYSDPLCRQPTFTIYASGHYTQGIPSSKVRGGTELAFKVTQARVTPMDQVTVVMLNSSEPGSCGLAGSWSAGVEQDITPTNGCLALGIKLPHTEYELFKTEQDTQERSLLYIGERPTDGSSPDSPDKRPTSYQAPLIQCAAASEEFSNYISLKYVGRKDANGITALKPLPVAFLLFIALLFLRWD